Part of the Girardinichthys multiradiatus isolate DD_20200921_A chromosome 14, DD_fGirMul_XY1, whole genome shotgun sequence genome is shown below.
gtatgatttgatgtcgcccgttctggcccctggcagacatttgactatggtcgctggtgtctctagtgccacgtttctgactatggagctgccaattaccagagttggcttttcagcgggtgtgtcgctgagcggggaaaatctgttagaaatgcagacgggttggtggtgacctgtgggctgggatctaggactatactttctacgtaccgtcacccagccggcctgaggcccctcCTTGACCATCCTTAAGGTCTGCTGAGCAGCAGCTCCTTGTTGCTCCAAGGACGAGGCTGAAGCTAAGAGGAGAACCCTCTTAGCTTCCTTTTAATGTCCTGCAGGTTTCATGTTATGTTGGGCTTCTTACCTTTTTATATCGACGTGTGCACATTTTGATTGTGTTATTTGTGTGTCTCTTAGAAATATAAAGAGTGGTGAttgtttgaaacatttatctCTCCTTGTCTGGAATCATAGGAACCTGAAGAGCATCAGCAGACTGATGGAGCCCTCAACGCACCATCTAAAGGAACAGATCATGGTCAGACTGGGAAAAAGCCATACAGCTGTGACCAGTGTGGAGCAACTTTCAAagctaaatgtaatttaaagagACACCAAGTGATCCATTCAGATGAGAAACCATACAGCTGTGACCAATGTGGAGCAACTTTTAAGATTAAATATGTATTAAAGAAGCACCAACAGATCCACACAGATGAGAAACCATACAGTTGTGACCAGTGTGGAGCACAGTTTAAATATCAGACCACTTTAAAGAGACACCAACAGCCGTACACTGAGGAGAGCCCATACAAGTGTGATTACTGTGGAGCAACTTTTACAACTAAATGTAGTTTGAAGAGACATCATTGCAGACAAACTTCAGAAACGCTCCACTGGTGTCACCAGTGTGGAGCAACATTTCATACGAAACCTCATTTAGAGAGACATGAACGTTGCCACGCAGGAGACAGACCATACAGCTGTGACCTGTGTGGAGCAACTTGTAAAACTAAATATGGATTAAAGCAGCATCAACAGATCCATACTGGTGAGAAACCATACACATGTGACCAATGTGGGAAATGCTTTGCAATCAGCGAAAGGCTGAAAAGCCACCAAAGAATTCATTCTGGTGAGAAACCTTATAAGTGTGACATTTGTGGAAAAGCCTGTAGGGAAAAGAGTGATTTAAGGAGTCATGAACTGACCCACACAGATCAGAGACATTATAAATGTGAAGTATGTGGGAGAACATTTAATCGCTTAGGTACTCTTAAAAGGCACAGGCGAACGCACACTGGAGAAAAACCATACAGATGTGACGAGTGTGGGAGAACCTTTGGTAGAAAATTTACTTTAGATACTCACAGACGGTCACACACTGGAGAACGGCCTCACTGGTGTGACCTCTGTGGTAAACTCTTTTCTTTTAGGGCATGTTTAAAGGCACATCAGCAAACTCCCTGCAAATGAGAAGGAACGgtgctgttttaaataaatacatatttaggATGTGATAAATGTGAGCTGTACGGAAAACGGATTAAGGTGATTATCTAATCAATTAGATAGTTTATAAAGAATGAAGGTAACAAAAACTGGCTGGTAAGATGCTTTGAAGGTGATGGAGCAAAGTTGGACATGAGTTTATGTAAATAGTTTCAAAACAGTAGTGGATGATTTTTGATATTTAAGGTAAGAATTACTACTAtactgaaatatgctaattgaaAATGTGACTTTTGAAATGACTTCTCTGAGGGCAGAAAAGAGGGAATATGATCGGTTGTTACCCTGCAGGAGCTTTGGGTCAACATTGTGGTCGGAGATTGTTTTAGGATTAACAGCAAGAACGCAGCAGATATCTGGAGACTCTAGAACCTGTAATGTTAGCCAAGATTCTGTGTCAAAACTGTTCAGTACTTGAGTCCGAGAGTTGAGGCTTCTGAAATGTTCTCAGGGTTGCTGATCACGCTGTGATAACCAAGGATGTCGGCTGATGGACGCTTGGAATCCTGATTAAGATCATTGTTACGGTGGATTACATGAATTTGGCTTATCGTATTTTTCCAAATTCCTAAAATTTCTTGTAAGTTTTAAGTTCACAGTCATCATACCCTCTtccatattttagatttttctttggtCGTCAGAATGTTGAAATTTTGTTACTGGATTACTAATTTTATAGGATTACTGGAATTTTTTCCCTCCTGATTTGGGAACCTTGGATTACAGCAGCGTTTCGCACCAACCATGGGGTGAAACATGTACAGCACACAGAGAACAAGAGATCGGTCAAAACTCAGAATCCCAGGATGCACAGCATGAACCTATTTTCAGGACAACttccaggaaggaggagtcGCAGCTGGAACCGCCGTGACATCAGAGATCTACAAACCCTGGCGCGCTGCACTATTGGTTATCTTTAACCAGCGGTAGCCCAGCTGGCTGCATTGGGGAGAAATGCGAGTTGACGTCTGACTTTGATGGCCGAGTTGGGCTACTTGTTTGAAACGTGGATCCAAGAGTTGAGTACGAAGTGTAATTTGTGCATCTGGCAACCAAAACTGGCTGAAATCTTTCTATCTAAGCTTGTGGAGAAAATGATTTTCCCAGTAGACACGTCGTCTCTAATCGTGTCGACGGTGCTGCTTTCCCCTCCCTGTCTGAGAGGAGACTGCCTGGGAACCATGGGTGCCAGTCTGAGAAGCAGAAGGTTGCCCAGCTGCTAGACCCACAGTAGCCTCCTTTGTC
Proteins encoded:
- the LOC124880573 gene encoding zinc finger protein 415-like produces the protein MKNNETKIVVEEENHEVKTEMEEENHEMKTEMEEENHEIKIEMEEENHEMKTEMEEENHEIKIEVEEENHEIKIEVEEENHEMKTEVTQQEKDEKVKVEKYQEEYQDPKPDHQVMNTTNRTEPATTSGPTDLQEPEEHQQTDGALNAPSKGTDHGQTGKKPYSCDQCGATFKAKCNLKRHQVIHSDEKPYSCDQCGATFKIKYVLKKHQQIHTDEKPYSCDQCGAQFKYQTTLKRHQQPYTEESPYKCDYCGATFTTKCSLKRHHCRQTSETLHWCHQCGATFHTKPHLERHERCHAGDRPYSCDLCGATCKTKYGLKQHQQIHTGEKPYTCDQCGKCFAISERLKSHQRIHSGEKPYKCDICGKACREKSDLRSHELTHTDQRHYKCEVCGRTFNRLGTLKRHRRTHTGEKPYRCDECGRTFGRKFTLDTHRRSHTGERPHWCDLCGKLFSFRACLKAHQQTPCK